The Megalobrama amblycephala isolate DHTTF-2021 linkage group LG18, ASM1881202v1, whole genome shotgun sequence genome segment acgtctgacccaggatctgggtaacacaaaagctacccaaacactgggttgttacgtctgacccaggatctggtaacacaaaagctacccaaaagctgggttgttacgcctgacccagaatctgggtaacacaaaagctacccaaacactgggttgttaaacctgacccaggatctgggtaacacaaaagctacccaaacactgggttgttatgtctgatccaggatctggtaacacaaaaactatccaaacactgggttgttacgtctgatccaggatctggtaacacaaaagctacccaaaagccgggttgttacgtctgacccaggatctggtaacacaaaagctacccaaaactgggttgttacgcctgacccagaatctgggtaacacaaaagctacccaaacactgggttgttacacctgacccaggatctgggtaacacaaaagctacccaaacactgtgttgttaaacctgacccaggatctgggtaacacaaaagctaccaaacactgggttgttacgtctgatccaggatctggtaacacaaaaactatccaaacactgggttgttacacctgacccaggatctgggtaacacaaaagctacccaaaagctgggttgttacgcctgacccagaatctgggtaacacaaaagctacccaaacactgggttgttacttcTGATccaggatctggtaacacaaaacctatccaaacactgggttgtcaCGTCTGACCCAagatctggtaacacaaaagctacccaaacgctgggttgttacgtctgacccaggatctgggtaacacaaaagctacccaaacgctgggttgttacacctgacccaggatctgggtaacacaaaaactacccaaacactgggttgtcaCGTCTGACCCAagatctggtaacacaaaagctacccaaacgctgggttgttacgtctgacccaggatctgggtaacacaaaagctacccaaacactgggttgttacgtctgaccaggatctggtaacacaaaagctacccaaaagctgggttgttacgcctgacccagaatctgggtaacacaaaagctacccaaacactgggttgttaaacctgacccaggatctgggtaacacaaaagctacccaaacactgggttgttatgtctgatccaggatctggtaacacaaaaactatccaaacactgggttgttacacctgacccaggatctgggtaacacaaaagttacccaaacactgggttgttaaacctgacccaggatctgggtaacacaaaagctacccaaacactgggttgttacttcTGATccaggatctggtaacacaaaacctatccaaacactgggttgttacacctgacccaggatctgggtaacacaaaagctacccaaaagctgggttgttacgcctgacccagatctgggtaacacaaaagctaCCCAAATGCTGGATTGTTAaacctgacccaggatctgggtaacacaaaagctacccaaacactgggttgttacttcTGATccaggatctggtaacacaaaacctatccaaacactgggttgttacactgacccaggatctgggtaacacaaaactacccaaacactgggttgttacgtctgacccaaatctgggtaacacaaaagctacccaaacactgggttgttacgcctgacccaagatctggtaacacaaaatctacccaaacactgggttgttacgtctgatccaggatctggtaacacaaaaactatccaaacactgggttgttacacctgacccaggatctgggtaacacaaaaactacccaaacactgggttgtcaCGTCTGACCcaagatctgggtaacacaaaagctacccaaacactgggttgttacacctgacccaggatctgggtaacacaaaagctacccaaacaatgggttattacgtctgatccaggatctggtaacacaaaacactgggttgttacacctgacccaggatctgagtaacacaaaagctacccaaactctgggttgttacgtctgacccaggatctgggtaacacaaaagctacccaaacactgggttgttacgtctgacccaggatctgggtaacacaaaaactacccaaacactggattgttacgtctgacccaagatctgggtaacacaaaagctacccaaacactgggttgttacgcctgacccaggatctggtaacacaaaaactacccaaacaatgggttattacgtctgacccaagatctgggtaacacaaaacactgggttgttacacctgacccaggatctgggtaacacaaaaactacccaaacactgggttgttacgcctgacccaagatctggtaacacaaaagctacccaaactctgggttgttacgtctgacccaggttctgggtaacacaaaaactacccaaacactggaaaaataCCCCTACCACAACCACAAAAAAAAGGACCCAAAAGGCTCAACCCAGGACTTGGGTAAAGAGTGTAGTTCCTTCACCACTTAATATGCCGATGAGTGAAACTAAATGATTCAAACTAAATCATATTCAATAATCATATTCCAAATTTGACATGTTATTTGGCTTTGTTGTCTTTTTTCAAGTTAAAAGTAAGGATGGCAAAGTTTGCAAGGACCATAATTAATCCCAAGATGCTTTATGACATCTTCAAATGATTTCccaactggaaaaaaaaatgttttaagatgTTCAGCTCTTCACATGCAGATACACAGCTCCAGATTTGTTGATCTGATCGtttgcctttttttcttttgtctgaTTTCCCAAAGCCAACAATGGATACTGAAACCCAACGAGTACATTGTAAATGAATGTAGCCATTTTAGcgtatatttattaatattgtcttatgtgcatttttttttattgcagaaAATCATAGTTTTGTGTGATTTGAAGCAACATCCATAACCTGATGGATAACATGTCTTATCCTGTGATACTGACTCTCATGGTGCCCAAAGAATCTAAATCATACAGACATATatacttcacttgttttctGACCCTTTACATGCTTATATTGTCAATTAATATACGTCTTGTTATGATCATTATCATGACAAAAGCACTTCATGAACCGATGTACATATTCTTGTCTTATCTGTGTGTAAATGGGGTTTATGGAGCCACAGGATTCTACCCTAAAATTCTGTCTGATTTAATGTTGGATTCATATGTGATCTCCTCTCTCATGTGTGCTCTGCAGATCTTTGTTATTTACAGCTCTTTACTGAATGAGTTTACAATATTAACAGTGATGTCTTATGATAGATATGTAGCCATATGTAAACCTTTAGATTATCATTCCAAAATAACTAACTTCACCTGTGTGAAATTAATTCTGTTTTCATGGATTCTTCCCAACAGCATCTCAGCTACAGCAATCCTGTTATCATACTTGAGGCCATTTTGTAAATATCACATCGACAAATTATATTGTGACAACTGGTCAGTTGTAAAACTGTCTTGTACATCATCTTTTGTGAATAATATCTatggatatattttttcagtttttttttttagctgtgTAGTTATTGTCATAGTGTCCTATGTTAAGCTGATCTCTGCATGTAAAACATCTTTAGAAAACAGAAGGAAATTCTGGCAAACGTGTCTGCCACACATGTTATCACTGATAAATTTCtcttttgctttgctttttgaTATAACGTATAGCAGATATGGTTCAAATGACATTCCAGAGAGCCTGCGTCATTTTCTGGCTTTAGAGTTAGTTATTGTCCCTCCTGTTTTTAATCCTGTAATGTACGGGTTAAATATTAGGACAGTGCgcagagtttttttctcgtgtATTTCAGCAAGAGTGAATGTTTTAGAAGCTAAAAAGGCTTAAATCCTTGATAGTTACTTGATGTGCTCTACTGAAACACACATGCAAAATGGTgtcatttgttttataaattaattatagcaAAATGTAAGAAAAACAAGCATATACAAGCTGCCCTTGGGAATAGAAATCATAAAACATTCCAggaaaaatacatttgttatgCTTTCACTGCTCCCAAATGCACTTGTTTGTCTAAATGACCAAACAAATATAATTAGAAAAGGCCTGACTTGTATAGTTTAGTATGAAAAGAGCTAAATTActgtcagtcttttttttttgtgaggtTTTCCtatattttactatttaaatatttcacttAAAATTATACTGCTATTTTACATGTACACCAATAATGTGATTATTTCCAATAATCAGACTTAACCCCATGTTAACCCCATTTATGCATGTGGGGCATAAGTGACATAAAATTACATATGTTTAGAAAACTGACACGAGAGTTTACCGTTCAAGatagtgaataacactgattatctcttcatcacggcacctgttagtgggtggatatattaggcagcaaatgaacattttgtcctcaaagttgatgtgttagaagcaggaaaaatgggcaagcgtaaggatttgagcgagtttgacaagggccaaactgtgatggctagacgactgggtcagagcatctccaaaactgcagctcttgtggggtgttcccggtctgcagtggtcagtatctatcaaaagtgctccaaggaaggaacagtggggAACCAGCGACAGAgtcatgggcggccgaggctcactgatgcacgtggggagcgaaggctggcccgtgtggtccgatccaacagatgagatAATGTAGCTCAAATTGATCAAGAAGTTGTGGACAGAGGTGGACAGACTCtaaaaatgtcatcatttagtAGATGCATTTATCAAAAGTATTTAATTCACTCTCTCTACCCTGACTGCAACATTATAATTAACTTGGGTACATCATTGGATTATTTCCTTTAACAGTATGTGTTATTTTAAAGTTCATATAGTTAAAGTTATCAATTAATATAAAACACTCTTCAaatcatataaaaatattttattatcagtACTATATGGAGTGTGGCTtgttttattattcaaaatTGTACATTCAGAGTATAAACGTTTGCAATATTAGAATCAACTGTACATTCAGATTAGTTCAAAGATcaatacatgaaaatatatgAGATTCTAAACAATTCAAATATCTATTTGCTGTGTAACATGATAACATCATAGACATTGTCTCTTCCTAATGTAAAGACAGTGTTGACTTCTTTTACACCAGTTCACTAACACTGTTAAAACACAGGCAGGCATGAGTGAACCCTTTTCATCTCCtccaaaaattatttattccaGGATGCATTTCTGAACTAATGATTCCATCGAAATATGACgtctagtgttgtcaaaagtaccagtacatcggtaccaagtcggtactgaaattttgaaaaatgtgacgataccagcatttctgtagtagcctaccggtagtaccgagaatccgggtatattcggtacctcACTGATAAGGACTGTTGgcagtatttacttgaatatgacacgagtgaagcacaaagctttgttaacaaaagaaataataggttagaaATTagatgtgacatcgcagccatggaaataTTTTGGTTCATGCCGAATGAGAGACGTGAGTTCCATAAATTTAagctttgtattctgttttgcgaatcgcgatctggtcacctgattatcagagaatttaacaatattccattagttattccactgaacatggaatctctgtttctttttCCAAATCTTCCACTCACGCAGGGATTATAAACGTGTCTTTTGTTCGCATTGaggcctattataggctattcgcattgtttactgtggtaaagtagaaaaaacaccgtaggacagaaacctttttgcttgcacgtcaatttctatttaacagTTTGTGCTCGTTATTAGACTTCataaggcgcgtcaagtttatttgtatagcacgtTTCACACtccagtgatttttactttcgttttgtctggcagcgctaaatcaaacatagcctgaatgtctttcccctgcggaggataaaactcgctcttcagaccttttacaacaagtgtcagttgcttgtattaaagagaaatggtctctttcctgctcgtgtccctATCCCAATCAAAGCGCAGAGCGGCTATATCAAAGACTataataacgggactttggctatatgacgcatgtttgtgtggaaataaataacaaatgtttttttgaaataatatttaactttcttattatttaggttaccataatttactgatatttatttcatagttttataggctgctgtagtgtgttgtttctctgacggAATAGCTCAAATAAACcacgcacgtctgttacccatgttgaaaaaaacagcatatgctggtaaggatAGGTTCTGAAGCTGgatatgctggtttgagctggtttatgctggtccaggaccagcttaggaccagcatggaccagtttaggaccagcataaaccagcttcaaaccagcataccagcttcaaaacctaccttaccagcatatgctgtttttttcaacagtacaaaatggatgtttgagcatttattttttattttttttatatttcaaatttatttaattgaggtagcctatatatgtgcatgcacaaacatacacacataaacaatgtttttaaaataggctatataaaatagtaaaatagttccaacagattttgctgtggtaccgaaattggtaccgagaaccgtaaaattttcatggtatcgggtaccgactactggaattttggtaccgtgacaacactaatgATGTCTTTACAGAAAcccaaaagaaataaataaacagaacattCTTGGACATATAAAACACCATATGAGGATGTTGGCAACAAATTAGTGTGAAAATACATCATGTCACACACTGTTGAGTatacaatgcaaaaaaatgacattgacaccatagttgtaaaaaaaaaagtaagttaaaaaaaatatatatatatataattattggttaaaatgaatggacaatatcttgtgtttttccgtGGCTGCTCGAGGCCTCAGGATCGGCacttatggtttcataaacaaggcccagttctacgctggatttacagatcgttCAAACGGAAAGATGGAGCAGTCACAGCGATAATGATCCCAGTCATGAGTCGGAACCACAGGTGGagagtaaaactgcttcaaatgtctgttttatcagacatttcaaatgtctgttttattccttgtctctcacaaggaacgtcatggcagtgattgacaacatttcttttaaaaaactgtATATAAAGTGTATAATGACAAAACgggaaaaatctgtaaaaaaaatacagaccaTTACCtgcaaatttacatttatttttaacagtgtagaCTAAATTTTCATTCAAATCACAGTGATTTCAGGAGGAAACATTTGCATTCATGTGGAGAAATAGCCAATCAACACAATATATTGAAGATCTTCAttattaaaaaatctaaaagttacaagttatatatatatatatatatatatatatatatatatatactgttagcaatttctgtaaattacacagtattttactgtaatatgaactgtattttactgtaaaacagttatacagtatgttactgtatttaaaagTTGCATTATGGGAAATATCCCATTGGcgttaataaaatacagtatttttcatttactgtaaactgaaatacagtaaaaacaaatgagcgtgaaaactgaccaatcacagaGAGGCTTATTTTTCCGCTTggagaaagaagaaaaggaagacACCGATGCAAGAACCAGGCAGCAGCAAAGTGTGTACAAATATTCctgctttttattaaaataatttgtatttttggttTAACTAAAAGTGTACAtatatgagtccatcttgccgggtgttaaaaattaacactgaagcagtgttaaagttaatgggataattgattgatgattgagtgatgattgacaattagtggtgacacctgatgttaataagcagaatcactgaaggaaagagagaaaaaaggtgttaattaatggaatgtttcatttcaagtcaccatgaaagaggtcagcgtttgctttagttgggctcttgactctttaccttttattattaatttttctctgattgctccaactttgtgtttgtaaagcacatttgttatggtcagagaaAATATGATCTGGTCACAATATGTTTTGGTGATGATATTGTCATCATGCAGTGGCCTAGTGTCGAAATATCTGACCGTAtgcttgatgtgtagctttagtattaatgattgtagtcctgtgattttacagcttgagatccaacaatagtagaaactttttttttttaagaaaaaaacattacacactgaagcttcagtgtttaaacacacagacatcaagagtcAGCATgtgattctcaagaacggtgacgataaataaatacaaatactgacaaacagatcaactctgaacatcacaaaacaagctactgtcacaacaaaacaacagaaaataaagcaaacatgaacaatctacgaaaattacaggacaattcagctgcataatttattcatgcagcaatgcatgatgggagccatggatgagttttgattggtggctcccatcatgcactgcaacatgaagcactttgattgattgtcaccattgttgagggtcatatgctgattcttgatgtctgtgtgtgtttaaaaaaaacccttcagattataaaagctctgctggatctcaagcGGTAACAGTGATGTACTGTaaagaaatattataaaatcTATGTAACCGGGTAACACTGGATGTCTCCAAAGAATCTGGCCATTTCACAATGAGAA includes the following:
- the LOC125253208 gene encoding olfactory receptor 10J5-like, with product MDNMSYPVILTLMVPKESKSYRHIYFTCFLTLYMLILSINIRLVMIIIMTKALHEPMYIFLSYLCVNGVYGATGFYPKILSDLMLDSYVISSLMCALQIFVIYSSLLNEFTILTVMSYDRYVAICKPLDYHSKITNFTCVKLILFSWILPNSISATAILLSYLRPFCKYHIDKLYCDNWSVVKLSCTSSFVNNIYGYIFSVFFFSCVVIVIVSYVKLISACKTSLENRRKFWQTCLPHMLSLINFSFALLFDITYSRYGSNDIPESLRHFLALELVIVPPVFNPVMYGLNIRTVRRVFFSCISARVNVLEAKKA